The window CAAAGGCCACGATGCAGGCGCTCGCCCGGGACGGCCACGCCTCGAGCGACTCGTTCTACgtggtgccgacgagcggccACACCATGTCGTACGCCAACATTCTCATGTAcgcggagaaggagaagcgCCGGCACGAGGCGTCGGCccacggcgaggcggcgcctccgaccgaggacgatgacgacttCGTCGACGCGCGCGAGACGCCGTTTCCGCTGTCGCCCGGGTCCCGGCGCAAGGTGGTGCGGAAGCAGGCGGAGCAGGAGCTGCGCAacaccgtcgaggagctcagTCTGGAGAACCAGTCGCTCAAGGGCATGCTCGACAACGTGTCGAAGCGCCTCCACGCCTTCGAGGTGAGCTCTCAGcactcggccatggcgctgGCCGAGAGCCTCCGGACGATGCAGCCCGGTTCGCCGAgcgtgccgccggcgggcaggccgtcggacgtcgaggagcagctggcggccgtcgtgaaGCAGATGGAGCGGCTCGAGAGGGACAACCGAAAGATGCAGAAGACGTTGGACAAGTACCGCGAGAAGTGGGACCTCCTCAAGGCCGGGGCCAAGGCGCGACGGGAGGCGCAGGCGAGCGACAGCGTCGAGGACGCGCGCCAGAGCTAGCGAGCCAGGTCGCTCCGTCGCGCGAGAAGGCTTCGGTGTCgcccgctcccgctcccgctcctcgCTCCCGTTCTCGTTCCCGACCGTGCGTAGAGTGACTAGCAGACGACCGACCCGTCCTGGTCGCCGTGGCGAGCGCGTCAATTCCACCAGAAGCTGACGCTGAAGCTGACGCTCAAGCTCCTCACGTAGTGCCACCAGCCGATGGGGATGACCAAGGCATCGCCCGGCGAGAGCACGCACTCCCGGTAGGCAACCCCATCCAGGCGGCGCTTCATGCCGGCCAcggtcgccgccgacatcgccgccggcggctcgtCCCAGCCctcgagcacgccgacgTCCAGCTCGCTCGTGTTGGACATGTCGACGCCGTTCTCCGCCGGCCGCGGCCTCATGCACTCGGCGGGGGCCTGCGGCGGGTACAGCCGCACGTACTTTGTGCCGACgacctggacgaggaggccgtgGTAGCCGTCGTTGTGGAGGGGCGTGATGGTCTTGGCCGGTCCGAACCAGGCGTTGAGCTGCGgctcctcgaccggccgcTGGTTCTTGGACGGCGTGGTGGGGTGGGGAGGGACGGCGGACCAGCAAAGGTCGGGGATGGAGATGTCGTTCCGGAGAGAGGGGATCTGGCGAAAGAGGTCGTGCTGGGCGAGGTATCCCACCTGTCCCCGCCCCTGCCCCTGCCcctgcccctccccccgAGCCTGCTCAGAGGGTGCCCCTTCGTGGGGGGGGCTCTCCGTGGACGAGCAACGGCGGACGTACTTGTCGAGAAAGTGGCGGAACTGGATGAGCTCCTGACCCCaaccatcgtcgacgtagCTCCGTCCAACCTCGACGGGGACGAGCCGTCTTCCGCCGATCGTCCTGGAGAGGAGGTAGTCCGGCTGTCTCCACGGCCGTTGCTTCAAGGCGGGCCAGTCGTCGATCAAGTCGGTGAATACGACAGGCTTTGGCCCGTCTGGGCTGTCGTTCATGTAACGCTCAAACATGTCGAGCGTCCAGCCCCGGTAACGAGGACATGTACGGTCCGGATCCGAGCTCAGGGGAGGCCGCTGGTACGGTTCATGATCCGAAAAGGTGGATGCCGTCTCGGTCCAACGGCtctgctgctcggcctcgtctctCCGGATGCAGGCTTCCTCGAGTAGGGTCAAGGTTTTCTCGATCCACGGGGCCCCTAGGCGTCCGACGCCACCGGTCGTGATCAGCGCCCTATCGAGACGGTCGACGATGAGGTCAAGCGTGCCATGGTCGAGTTGGCCATGAGCGCGCAACGACGTCAGCGCGTGCAGATgggtgacgaggatgaggacatCCGTATACAAGCATCTCCAGTGGTACGGCACGCGATCGAAGCGGCACGAGTAGAATCTGGTCATCGCCATggaggcgacgtcgtcgagtcgtcgTTGGAGCAGCCGCCGGGCCGCCTGAGCGGTCTGGGGGTCATCTCGACACTGGTCCGCCTTCAAGGTCGCCGCTGCCTTGTGCATCTGCACCAGGAGCCCAGCCTGGCGTCTCAGGAGCTCGTCCACGGCCCTAGCTTGGGGGTCCTTGTCTGGGTGGTGAGGCTCATCGCCGGGCCGGGGATCAGAGGGGTCGGGCAGCTCGAGACCGGGCACCGACGTATGGGCGATCGTGTTCGCGGCCTCTAGATATCGGGACAAGAGCTTGTCAAGTGCCGCATCCATGATCACGTCAGACGGTGAGCAAGGATCAAAGTTGAAGCTCATCCGTCTTTTAGTGTACGTGATGGCAAGGGGTGCTGACGAGCGACAAAATACAACGACACAACCTTGAATCGTCTCAAGTCGTAGGATGGAGGAGGCATGAAGTGGGCGGCTGCGTGTTTAGTGGTACAGATACTTCTGACAGCACTATACTCGCCAGTCATACTAGCCTAAGTATTCCCTGGTCCGCTGTAAATAGGTGCTGCCACTGCGGACCTTTCCCCGTACCCACTGTAAATGTTCAGTATAGTCCCTCAATAGGAGTGCTGGGAGGCGATCACGATATTACCTACAGATTGCATCAGTGTGTGCATGCGCTACCTGTACTCATGATATTGCAATGCCCTTTCGTCTCGTTCCTTGCAACTCCATGGCGTTGGCATCAACTATACATGCGTGTCCTCTCGATATCCGGATGAGAAAAGTGCGGGTGAACTGAAGTCTGCCGTCATGCTCTTTTGTTGCTCGTTTTCATATCACATCTGTTCATGTGACTGTGCGACGAGGGATAAGGGGGGTTGTTGAACAACTCATGCGAACCGTGAGACCCAGCTTGAAGGCGAGCTCATGGATGGGGAGTGCTTTCGCCACCGGGGCAATTATCAGCATCAGAGAAAAAGGCAGACACTCATTCAAACATTCAGCGTCTGTGTCTGTGGCCGATCGCCAGGCATTTGGTCGACTGCCAGCTACCCTACAGGGCCCAACCACGCAAAGAGGGACAGAGGCGGAGAATAATTCCGGGCCGACACCGAGCTCAAGTCATGCGAAACGTTGGTTGATCTCGTGTGGTCACGTCAGAAGCTACATGTTTGGGCCTTGCATGAACGACAAACCAGATGGGCCAAGGCCTGTCGTATTCTTCGGCTTGGCTAGCGGAGATGGGGGTGTGTGTGACTTGCGACCGCGACGGCTGCCCATCGCGTCGCATCTCCCTAACACGTCCACACGCCCACGATACCGTCCCGCctgccctcgacgaggtacCCGTCCCGGACCCGAACGCGCTCGACAATCGATGGGCTAtccccctcctcggccgccgcgacaCCGGCGCCGCAGTCCCACTGCCGACCCTCGACCTTGTCGTACACCTTGGCCACGTTCTCGCCCGCGGCGCTGACGATCCTGCGCGCGTCGAACATCATGCTCGTAATCGGGTTGTCGTACGCGTACGCGTCGTAGATGGATCCCGTTCGCAGATCCCATATCTGGACACAAAACGTCAGCTACCGTGCTCGCACCCGGCCTCCTGTCCTTGCCCTCGCATCAAAGACCTACCCGGATACTCCTGTCGAGGCTGCCGGTGACGAGGTGAACGTCGTTGAACTGCAGGCAAGTCACGGCCCCCgtgtggccgacgaggctgcggGAAACCTGTCCGCTTCGGAGATCCCACAACCGGAccatgccgtcggccgtgcCGCAGGCGAGCGCCGACTCGAACACCTGGACGGCTCCGACGaagtcggcgacgcccgtcTGCGATCGCCCCGTCGGTCGCCaggggccgtcgacggcgctcgtcgccgaggcctgcgccgtcgcccagaTGACGTCCAGCGTCTGCACGCACCGCCCCTTGTCGAGATCCCAGTGCCGGAGCGTCTTGTCCGCCGAGCCGGACACGAGGACATCGCCGCGAAAGTGAAGGGCCGTAATCTCGTCCACGTGAGCCTGCAGCGTGAAGAGTGCGCAGTCGTCCATGCTGCCCTCGGGCGGGTCGACCGGCTGGTCCTCGGCGTTCTCGAAAGCCatggcgtcctcgtcctcgccctcaccCTCCTTGCCGCCCTGCTGGCCCTGGGGATCGTAGTGGGCCCTGCTCAGATCCCACAGCTTGATGGTTGCGTCGGCGGATCCCGTCGCGAGGATGTTATCCTCCACCTGGAGGGTGCGGACCGAGGCCGCGTGACCCTCGAGCAGGCCCATGCACCGTCCCGCGTTGAGATCCCAGACCTTGACCGTATCGTCCCGCGATGCCGTCACCATGACGCCAAAGGGCGCGTCAAAGTCGACGGCCCCTatttcgtcgtcgtgcgctCGGATCTCGCGGATGCCGGACCCGGCCTCGAAGTGCTCGTGGAGGATGGGCATCGATTTCCGCCGATGCACCTTCttcgcccgcctcggcgtGCTGTCGGCCGAGCCGGGAAGCCTCTCGTACACGGACTGCGACATGAAGCCGGCCTCGCGGTCATGACCgtggtcgtcggcatcgccggcaagatccgcctcctcctcgtccggcgtgctgccggccatggcttcggcctcgtcgacgagcagctgcgCGTCCTCCAGCCGTGcttcgacatcgacgacTGCAAGCCGTCGTTAGCTCACCGTACGACGATTCGAGCCGAGGGAGGCACATCACACACCGTCATGTTCCAGCAAagcctcctcctgctcgagcCCGGCGAGCCTCTCGAGGATGAGCCTTCGCATGCCGTGGAGGTTGGCGATCTTGTTGTCGATCTCGTGAATCTCACTGCTGGCCATGCTTTTCCGAATCCCGCGGAGCTGGAACTCGTGCATCATGGCGGCCCTTTCCTTCTTGAGCCTGTGCAGATGCTTGGGCCCGTGCTCGGGAGCACCCGCCGGACCCTCCTCAAGCAACTTTCTCCCCCTCGACACCCGGTGACGGTGTTTTTTGCCCTCGTCGGTGAGCTCGGGAAAGCTGGCTTGAAAGCCCTGGAACAGCGAGTACGAGTTTCCGTTGTCCGGAATGTTGGACAGCAGCTCGTCCGGCAGCCGGGACAGGGCGCGGTGCTGAATCTCGGTCGTCGACAACCTCGCGCGGACGAGCTCGGTCGGGGTCGCGTTGGCCAAGGAGAAGACGCTGCGCTGTATCGACGGCCGCTTGAGCTGCTTGTGCAcctccgccatggccgtcttgTAGTGGTGAGCCGTCGCCTCTGCGTTGGGCCCCATGAggtgcgtcgccgtcgtcgtcaccttgCGACCAaaggcctcgaggccgctgGTCTGCGCTCCATGTTTTCGGGTTAGTGAACGAATAGAATCTTCTCCGTTACGCTCTGCTCCGCTTCATTTCGAACAAGGTGTGCGCACAGTGAgcgacggggaggggggggggtatTCAAACGCACCGAGATGATGGGCTGATCGTCGTCGGAGGCATCATCGGGGAAGCCATAATGGAAGTCCTGATCAGCCATGGCTCGACGGCTGATCCGAGCCTGCCGGCGATCAAAATGGGACACACACAGCTGGTTGGGTAGAAATCGGTCAATCCGCTGGACGGACGGAAGACGACCTTTAACAAGATGAGGCAGGGGACGAATAAGCGAAACAGGCAAGTAGGTAAGTCGGAACCGCAGGGTTACGTGACGCGCGACTTGGATGGCAGCTTCGCCGCAGGAAGTGTGGTGGAGGAGCTGCCACCAAACAATTACTGATTCAGCCACCGAGGCGGCCCCTTATTTCCACCAATAATAGCAGCCAGCCTTTGCAATCGATTTCGACATGGGGTTGAATGCATACTGTATAATTATTCTAGCACTTGTGCAGATGGTGGGGTGCAGCCGAAAGTGTACATGGGCATattgtactcggtacacatatgtacttgctgtaagtaaCCATACTATGCTGTGGCGTAgtcatgtacttacgggaacacttgcagtaacaatatacggagtacggagtacggagtactccgtacaactactgtattTACAGTACGTCGCGGCGCTAACAACCAAGCCAGGTACAAGTCCATTTTCATGCAGTGtacaaggacggagtacacctCTGCAGTATTACggtgtgcaagtgcagtacatgaacgttcaagtacggagttctcctTATGTACTGAAATTATCTgtagtgtaagtactccgtactgtactgctgAGAGGTGCctaattgtacttgtacagtacttacttactccgaTGGTGTACAGTATACCTAACGGTACATGCCTTTCCAGctgaacatgtacagtacaacgacatgtacttgcaagtgtacGGTGTATGTTACTGTACTTCCAACTACTTCAGAATACTCTGTAATCTTGGAGTGTCCGTATGCAGCCGTAGCTAGTCCGGATACGGGTCACCTGAGTGTTCGGTATTAATCGATAACAGTAATACCAGAGACAGCCTCCGAAACTCGGTGATGCATTTCGACAATTCCTGCTTGCTCGCTACCGACTCCGGCGCAAACCAAGCACGGTCAAACAAGGTTTCCCAACGGCTGACTACCTTCCTCCCAGAATCTGGGCGCGCGCATGAGAGCCGAATTCCCCAATATCCGGTCCAAAGTCCAACCTTCAACGATGGACTcggtcgtcgacatggcggACGCCAGCAAAGCCCTGGATCTTTCGCGCATCCGATTCCAGCTCATGTACGTACAACCTTTCTTACAATGGGTCATTTGCAACGCATGAACCGTGTGCTCATTTTCATGGGACAGTCGTCTGGAGGACACCATCACCTTTCACCTCATCGAACGAGTGCAGTTTGCGCTGAACAAGGTACGCCAAACCGACAATGGCAGCTGCGTGCATGTAAGCCCCACGGACTCGCTCGCTGACGGACCGCAACGCTCTTCTCGCCAGACCATCTACACACCCGGCGCGATCCGCATCCCCGACAGTGACCTGAGCTTCTTCGACTGGTATTTTTCTCAGCAGGAGAAGCTTCAGTCCTTGATCCGGCGCTACGAGTCACCGGACGAATACCCCTTCTTCCCCACGGCGGTGCAGAAGCCGTTGCTCAAGCCGCTCAACTACCCGCGGATCCTGCACCGCAACGACGTCAACGTCAACGCCAAGATCAAGCATTTCTACATTGAAAAGTTCCTGCCCGCCGTCTGCCCCGACTTTGGCCGCGCCGACCGGGGAGAGTCGCAGGAGAACTACggatcgacggcgacgtccgACTTTGCTTGCCTGCAGGCGCTGTCGCGGAGAATCCACTACGGCAAGTTTGTTGCCGAGTCCAAGTTCCGgtccgacgtcgacaagTACACCCGCCTCATCCGGGCCGGCGACCGCCAAGGGATCGCCGAATCCATCACCAattcggccgtcgagcagacCATCCTCGAGCGGCTGCGCCTCAAGGCCATGACCTACGGCACGGACCCATCCACGCCGGACGGCACCGAGGGGCCGGCCAAGATCAACGTGAACGCCGTGGTGTCCATGTACAAGGATTTTGTCATTCCCCTGACGAAGGAGGTCGAGGTGGAATATCTGATGCAAAGGTTGGAACCGGACGATTCGTCTTGAGTAATTCATTTTGTGGTCCTTTTGGGGGGGCATGGTGGTGGTCGTTGTTGGGAGGGGGGTTTCTTTGCCTCGTCACTCTTT of the Drechmeria coniospora strain ARSEF 6962 chromosome 01, whole genome shotgun sequence genome contains:
- a CDS encoding Mitochondrial division protein 1, with the translated sequence MADQDFHYGFPDDASDDDQPIISTSGLEAFGRKVTTTATHLMGPNAEATAHHYKTAMAEVHKQLKRPSIQRSVFSLANATPTELVRARLSTTEIQHRALSRLPDELLSNIPDNGNSYSLFQGFQASFPELTDEGKKHRHRVSRGRKLLEEGPAGAPEHGPKHLHRLKKERAAMMHEFQLRGIRKSMASSEIHEIDNKIANLHGMRRLILERLAGLEQEEALLEHDVVDVEARLEDAQLLVDEAEAMAGSTPDEEEADLAGDADDHGHDREAGFMSQSVYERLPGSADSTPRRAKKVHRRKSMPILHEHFEAGSGIREIRAHDDEIGAVDFDAPFGVMVTASRDDTVKVWDLNAGRCMGLLEGHAASVRTLQVEDNILATGSADATIKLWDLSRAHYDPQGQQGGKEGEGEDEDAMAFENAEDQPVDPPEGSMDDCALFTLQAHVDEITALHFRGDVLVSGSADKTLRHWDLDKGRCVQTLDVIWATAQASATSAVDGPWRPTGRSQTGVADFVGAVQVFESALACGTADGMVRLWDLRSGQVSRSLVGHTGAVTCLQFNDVHLVTGSLDRSIRIWDLRTGSIYDAYAYDNPITSMMFDARRIVSAAGENVAKVYDKVEGRQWDCGAGVAAAEEGDSPSIVERVRVRDGYLVEGRRDGIVGVWTC
- a CDS encoding Chorismate mutase, AroQ class, eukaryotic type, whose translation is MDSVVDMADASKALDLSRIRFQLIRLEDTITFHLIERVQFALNKTIYTPGAIRIPDSDLSFFDWYFSQQEKLQSLIRRYESPDEYPFFPTAVQKPLLKPLNYPRILHRNDVNVNAKIKHFYIEKFLPAVCPDFGRADRGESQENYGSTATSDFACLQALSRRIHYGKFVAESKFRSDVDKYTRLIRAGDRQGIAESITNSAVEQTILERLRLKAMTYGTDPSTPDGTEGPAKINVNAVVSMYKDFVIPLTKEVEVEYLMQRLEPDDSS